A single region of the Triticum dicoccoides isolate Atlit2015 ecotype Zavitan chromosome 2B, WEW_v2.0, whole genome shotgun sequence genome encodes:
- the LOC119362855 gene encoding probable serine/threonine-protein kinase At1g01540, with the protein MSDSELSRSTVVFGLRLWVLLAIAVGAASVLLLVLLSVLCFLGSRRRRPTTPAHHLPTSAPPSKDARKVNAPEGIQEAPSHAAAAAAAKMPLARVLQSPITPPPSVKEQRMTYPEQPPQHSHRSSGMPSSQGSTCESGEGAAPAHHAPKAAPEVSRLGWGHWYTLEELEAATEMFADENVIGEGGYGIVYHGVLEDGTQVGVKNLLNNRGQAEKEFKVEVEAIGRVRHKNLVRLLGYCAKGNQRMLVYEYVDNGNLEQWLHGDVGPVSPLTWEDRMKIILGTAKGLMYLHEGLEPKVVHRDVKASNILLDKHWNAKLSDFGLAKLLGPERSYVTTRVMGTFGYVAPEYAGTGMLNETSDVYSFGILVMEIISGRVPVDYNRPPGEANLVDWLKTMVSTRNSEGVVDPKMPQKPASRAVKKALLVALRCVDPDASKRPKIGQIIHMLEVEDFPYNRDERRGGRAPTKARLPGKPTNGIDDGEIDNIGDHDQPFRWKNTMA; encoded by the exons ATGTCGGACTCGGAGCTGTCCCGGAGCACGGTGGTGTTCGGGCTCCGCTTGTGGGTGCTCCTCGCCATCGCCGTCGGCGCCGCCTCCGTGCTGCTCCTTGTCCTCCTCTCCGTCCTCTGCTTCCTCGGTTCACGGCGGCGCCGGCCAACCACCCCCGCCCACCACCTCCCCACGTCCGCGCCTCCGAGCAAGGATGCCAGGAAGGTCAACGCGCCCGAGGGCATCCAAGAAGCCccctcccacgccgccgccgccgccgccgcgaagaTGCCGCTGGCGCGGGTGCTCCAGTCCCCCATAACGCCGCCGCCGTCGGTCAAGGAGCAGCGCATGACGTACCCGGAGCAGCCCCCGCAGCACAGCCACCGGAGCAGCGGGATGCCGTCGTCGCAGGGCAGCACCTGCGAGAGCGGGGAAGGCGCGGCCCCGGCGCACCACGCGCCCAAGGCGGCGCCGGAGGTGTCCCGCCTCGGGTGGGGCCACTGGTACACgctcgaggagctggaggcggcgacGGAGATGTTCGCCGACGAGAACGTGATCGGCGAGGGCGGGTACGGGATCGTGTACCACGGCGTGCTCGAGGACGGCACGCAGGTCGGCGTCAAGAACTTGCTTAACAACAG GGGGCAGGCGGAGAAAGAATTCAAGGTTGAGGTCGAAGCAATTGGCCGTGTTCGGCACAAGAACCTTGTGCGCCTTCTAGGATATTGTGCCAAGGGGAATCAGAG GATGCTTGTGTACGAGTATGTTGATAACGGCAACTTGGAACAATGGCTCCATGGGGATGTTGGACCTGTAAGCCCCCTTACATGGGAAGATAGGATGAAGATCATACTAGGGACAGCAAAAGG GTTAATGTATTTGCATGAGGGGCTTGAGCCGAAGGTGGTTCACCGGGACGTCAAGGCAAGCAACATCCTTCTTGATAAGCACTGGAATGCTAAGCTCTCAGATTTCGGACTTGCGAAACTCTTAGGCCCAGAGCGAAGTTACGTAACTACACGAGTTATGGGAACTTTCGG GTACGTTGCTCCAGAGTATGCGGGGACTGGGATGTTAAATGAAACAAGCGATGTATATAGTTTTGGGATCCTTGTCATGGAAATAATATCTGGTAGAGTACCAGTGGATTATAACAGGCCACCTGGAGAG GCAAATTTAGTTGATTGGCTAAAGACAATGGTGAGCACCCGAAACTCTGAGGGGGTTGTGGATCCAAAGATGCCCCAGAAGCCTGCCTCTAGAGCAGTGAAGAAAGCTTTGCTCGTGGCGTTGCGATGTGTGGACCCTGATGCTTCCAAGAGGCCAAAGATTGGGCAGATCATTCACATGCTTGAAGTTGAGGATTTTCCCTACAACAGAGAT GAACGTCGAGGCGGTAGAGCTCCAACGAAGGCAAGGTTGCCCGGGAAACCGACTAACGGAATAGATGATGGCGAAATTGATAACATTGGGGACCATGACCAACCTTTCAGATGGAAAAATACAATGGCCTAG